The following coding sequences lie in one Lolium perenne isolate Kyuss_39 chromosome 2, Kyuss_2.0, whole genome shotgun sequence genomic window:
- the LOC127333059 gene encoding phospholipid-transporting ATPase 2 isoform X3, with protein sequence MKRFVYINDESYQNDYCDNQISNTKYNLWNFLPKNLWEQFRRFMNQYFLLIACLQLWSLITPVNPASTWGPLIIIFAVSATKEAWDDYNRFISDKQANEKKVWIVKNGARKHIQAQDIRVGNIVWLRENEEVPCDLVLTGTSESQGICYVETAALDGEIDLKTRVIPPTCVGLDSEQLHKIKGVIECPIPDKDIRRFDANIRLFPPFIDNDICPLTINNTLLQSCYLRNTEWACGVAVYTGNETKLGMSRGVPEPKLTAMDAMIDKLTGAIFLFQLAVVVVLGSAGNVWKDTEARKQWYVKYDDDEPWYQILVIPLRFELLCSIMIPISIKVSLDFVKSLYAKFIDWDEEMYDRETDTPAHAANTAISEDLGQVEYILTDKTGTLTENKMIFRRCCIGGTLYGNESGDALKDVELLNAVANNSPNVIKFLTVMALCNTVIPIKSPSGAISYKAQSQDEDALVNAASNLHVVLVGKNGNNAEIHFNRRVIQYEILDILEFTSDRKRMSVVVSDSQSGKIFLLSKGADEAILPLAYPGQQIKTFVDAVDKYAQLGLRTLCLGWRELSLEEYLEWSRLFKEASSALIDREWKVAEVCQKLEHTLDILGISAIEDRLQAGVPETIEILRQSGINFWMLTGDKQSTAIQIALLCNLISSEPKGQLLYINGKTEDEVARSLERVLLTMRITSSEPKELAFVVDGWALEIILTRYKEAFTELAVLSKTAICCRVTPSQKAQLVKLLKSCDYRTLAIGDGGNDVRMIQQAHIGVGISGREGLQAARAADYSIGKFRFLKRLILVHGRYSYNRTAFLSQYSFYKSLLICFIQILFSFVSGIAGTSLFNSVSLMAYNVFYTSIPVLTTILDKDLSEKTVTQNPEILLYCQAGRLLNPSTFAGWFGRSLYHAIAVFLITIHVYANEKSEMEELSMVALSGSIWLQAFVVTLEMNSFTFLQFLAVWGNFAAFYIINFCISSIPSAGMYTIMFRLCRQPLYWITMLLISGVGMGPVLALKYFRFTYRPSAINILQKAERSRGPMYTLQAAQTVVTGTPN encoded by the exons ATGAAGCGCTTTGTGTACATAAACGACGAGTCCTACCAGAATGACTACTGCGATAACCAGATTTCTAACACAAAGTATAACCTGTGGAACTTCCTGCCGAAGAACCTATGGGAGCAATTCAG GCGTTTCATGAATCAATATTTCTTATTGATAGCGTGTCTCCAACTATGGTCACTCATTACTCCTGTAAATCCTGCAAGCACATGGGGCCCACTCATAATAATTTTCGCGGTTTCAGCAACCAAAGAGGCCTGGGATGACTACAATAGGTTTATTTCAGACAAGCAGGCGAATGAAAAGAAAGTGTGGATTGTAAAGAATGGAGCCCGCAAACAT ATTCAAGCACAAGATATCCGTGTTGGTAACATAGTATGGCTTCGAGAGAATGAAGAAGTTCCATGCGACCTTGTTTTAACAGGAACTTCTGAATCACAAGGCATTTGTTATGTTGAG ACAGCTGCTCTTGATGGGGAAATTGACTTGAAGACAAGAGTAATCCCACCAACATGTGTAGGACTGGACTCTGAACAATTGCACAAAATAAAG GGGGTCATTGAGTGCCCAATCCCAGACAAAGACATAAGAAGATTCGATGCAAATATCAGGCTGTTTCCTCCATTTATCGATAACGACATTTGTCCATTGACTATTAATAACACGTTGCTACAATCATGCTACTTGAGAAATACAGAATGGGCTTGCGGAGTGGCAGTTTATACAG GCAATGAGACTAAGTTGGGGATGAGTAGGGGTGTCCCAGAGCCCAAGCTTACTGCCATGGATGCAATGATTGATAAGCTTACTGGTGCAATATTCTTATTTCAACTTGcagttgttgttgttcttggatcTGCAGGCAATGTCTGGAAGGACACTGAAGCTCGTAAG CAATGGTATGTCAAGTATGATGATGACGAACCATGGTATCAGATTCTGGTTATCCCTCTCCGCTTTGAGTTATTGTGCTCCATCATGATTCCCATTTCAATAAAG GTTTCTTTGGACTTTGTTAAAAGTCTGTATGCAAAGTTCATAGATTGGGACGAGGAGATGTATGACCGGGAAACAGATACACCTGCCCATGCAGCAAA CACAGCAATCAGTGAAGACTTGGGACAAGTTGAGTATATTTTGACAGATAAAACGGGGACGCTAACAGAGAACAAGATGATCTTCCGAAGGTGCTGTATTGGGGGCACCTTGTACGGGAACGAAAGTGGAGACGCGCTGAAAG ATGTTGAACTGCTGAATGCTGTTGCCAATAATTCGCCCAATGTCATTAAATTCTTGACAGTCATGGCACTCTGCAATACAGTTATTCCTATAAAAAG TCCTAGCGGAGCAATATCATATAAAGCTCAGTCCCAGGATGAGGATGCTCTGGTTAATGCAGCCTCTAATTTGCATGTTGTGCTGGTCGGCAAAAATGGAAACAATGCTG AAATTCACTTCAACAGACGGGTGATTCAGTATGAGATACTTGACATTCTAGAATTTACCTCTGATCGAAAAAGAATGTCTGTTGTGGTATCGGACAGTCAAAGTGGCAAGATTTTCCTCTTGTCCAAAGGCGCAGATGAGGCTATTCTTCCTTTGGCTTATCCTG GGCAGCAGATAAAGACATTCGTTGACGCGGTCGACAAATATGCTCAGCTGGGCTTACGCACGCTCTGTTTGGGATGGCGTGAGCTAAGTTTGGAGGAGTATCTAGAATGGTCTCGGTTATTTAAGGAAGCCAGCAGCGCGTTAATTGATCGGGAG TGGAAAGTTGCCGAGGTTTGCCAGAAATTAGAACACACCCTGGATATTCTAGGTATCAGTGCAATAGAGGATCGCCTGCAG GCTGGTGTGCCAGAAACTATTGAAATACTGAGACAGTCAGGAATCAACTTTTGGATGTTAACTGGAGATAAACAAAGCACTGCTATTCAAATAGCTCTTTTGTGCAACTTGATTTCTTCAG AGCCCAAGGGTCAACTCTTGTATATCAATGGGAAAACCGAAGATGAAGTTGCTAGGAGCTTGGAAAGAGTTTTACTCACTATGCGGATAACGTCTTCTGAACCTAAG GAGTTAGCTTTCGTTGTGGATGGTTGGGCTCTTGAAATTATTCTAACGCGTTATAAGGAAGCTTTTACTGAACTAGCAGTTCTTTCAAAGACAGCGATATGTTGTCGTGTTACACCTTCACAGAAAGCACAG CTTGTCAAGCTTCTGAAGTCATGCGACTATCGAACTTTGGCAATTGGCGATGGTGGGAATGATGTCAGAATGATACAGCAGGCCCACATTGGTGTAGGAATTAGTGGTAGAGAAGGTCTTCAAGCAGCAAGGGCTGCTGACTATAGCATTGGCA AGTTCAGGTTCTTGAAAAGGCTTATTCTTGTCCATGGGCGATATTCATACAACCGCACTGCCTTTCTTTCACAGTATTCATTCTACAAGTCATTGTTAATTTGCTTTATTCAGATACT TTTTTCTTTTGTTTCGGGTATTGCTGGAACAAGTTTATTCAACTCAGTTAGTTTGATGGCTTATAATGTCTTCTACACAAGCATTCCTGTTTTAACTACTATTCTGGACAAGGATCTATCTGAAAAGACAGTGACACAGAATCCAGAGATTTTACTTTACTGCCAGGCGGGAAG GCTTTTAAATCCAAGTACTTTTGCTGGTTGGTTTGGTCGATCATTGTATCAT GCAATTGCTGTTTTCTTAATCACTATTCATGTGTATGCCAATGAAAAAAGTGAGATGGAGGAGTTGTCAATGGTTGCCCTCTCAGGAAGCATTTGGTTGCAGGCGTTTGTTGTGACATTGGAGATGAA TTCTTTCACATTTCTGCAATTTCTGGCGGTATGGGGAAACTTTGCTGCTTTCTACATCATAAATTTCTGCATCAGCAGCATACCATCTGCTGGGATGTACACTATCATGTTCCGCCTTTGCAGACAGCCGTTGTACTGGATAACAATGCTG CTAATCAGTGGAGTTGGCATGGGTCCTGTACTAGCTCTGAAATATTTCAGATTTACATACAGACCTAGTGCCATTAACATTCTTCAGAAGGCCGAGCGATCACGTGGGCCTA
- the LOC127333059 gene encoding phospholipid-transporting ATPase 2 isoform X2: MKRFVYINDESYQNDYCDNQISNTKYNLWNFLPKNLWEQFRRFMNQYFLLIACLQLWSLITPVNPASTWGPLIIIFAVSATKEAWDDYNRFISDKQANEKKVWIVKNGARKHIQAQDIRVGNIVWLRENEEVPCDLVLTGTSESQGICYVETAALDGEIDLKTRVIPPTCVGLDSEQLHKIKGVIECPIPDKDIRRFDANIRLFPPFIDNDICPLTINNTLLQSCYLRNTEWACGVAVYTGNETKLGMSRGVPEPKLTAMDAMIDKLTGAIFLFQLAVVVVLGSAGNVWKDTEARKQWYVKYDDDEPWYQILVIPLRFELLCSIMIPISIKVSLDFVKSLYAKFIDWDEEMYDRETDTPAHAANTAISEDLGQVEYILTDKTGTLTENKMIFRRCCIGGTLYGNESGDALKDVELLNAVANNSPNVIKFLTVMALCNTVIPIKSPSGAISYKAQSQDEDALVNAASNLHVVLVGKNGNNAEIHFNRRVIQYEILDILEFTSDRKRMSVVVSDSQSGKIFLLSKGADEAILPLAYPGQQIKTFVDAVDKYAQLGLRTLCLGWRELSLEEYLEWSRLFKEASSALIDREWKVAEVCQKLEHTLDILGISAIEDRLQAGVPETIEILRQSGINFWMLTGDKQSTAIQIALLCNLISSEPKGQLLYINGKTEDEVARSLERVLLTMRITSSEPKELAFVVDGWALEIILTRYKEAFTELAVLSKTAICCRVTPSQKAQLVKLLKSCDYRTLAIGDGGNDVRMIQQAHIGVGISGREGLQAARAADYSIGKFRFLKRLILVHGRYSYNRTAFLSQYSFYKSLLICFIQILFSFVSGIAGTSLFNSVSLMAYNVFYTSIPVLTTILDKDLSEKTVTQNPEILLYCQAGRLLNPSTFAGWFGRSLYHAIAVFLITIHVYANEKSEMEELSMVALSGSIWLQAFVVTLEMNSFTFLQFLAVWGNFAAFYIINFCISSIPSAGMYTIMFRLCRQPLYWITMLLISGVGMGPVLALKYFRFTYRPSAINILQKAERSRGPMYTLGKIFIESTRAESNGEWTHLVICHSRTHRHHGKQWFYPSTDLVSYVF; this comes from the exons ATGAAGCGCTTTGTGTACATAAACGACGAGTCCTACCAGAATGACTACTGCGATAACCAGATTTCTAACACAAAGTATAACCTGTGGAACTTCCTGCCGAAGAACCTATGGGAGCAATTCAG GCGTTTCATGAATCAATATTTCTTATTGATAGCGTGTCTCCAACTATGGTCACTCATTACTCCTGTAAATCCTGCAAGCACATGGGGCCCACTCATAATAATTTTCGCGGTTTCAGCAACCAAAGAGGCCTGGGATGACTACAATAGGTTTATTTCAGACAAGCAGGCGAATGAAAAGAAAGTGTGGATTGTAAAGAATGGAGCCCGCAAACAT ATTCAAGCACAAGATATCCGTGTTGGTAACATAGTATGGCTTCGAGAGAATGAAGAAGTTCCATGCGACCTTGTTTTAACAGGAACTTCTGAATCACAAGGCATTTGTTATGTTGAG ACAGCTGCTCTTGATGGGGAAATTGACTTGAAGACAAGAGTAATCCCACCAACATGTGTAGGACTGGACTCTGAACAATTGCACAAAATAAAG GGGGTCATTGAGTGCCCAATCCCAGACAAAGACATAAGAAGATTCGATGCAAATATCAGGCTGTTTCCTCCATTTATCGATAACGACATTTGTCCATTGACTATTAATAACACGTTGCTACAATCATGCTACTTGAGAAATACAGAATGGGCTTGCGGAGTGGCAGTTTATACAG GCAATGAGACTAAGTTGGGGATGAGTAGGGGTGTCCCAGAGCCCAAGCTTACTGCCATGGATGCAATGATTGATAAGCTTACTGGTGCAATATTCTTATTTCAACTTGcagttgttgttgttcttggatcTGCAGGCAATGTCTGGAAGGACACTGAAGCTCGTAAG CAATGGTATGTCAAGTATGATGATGACGAACCATGGTATCAGATTCTGGTTATCCCTCTCCGCTTTGAGTTATTGTGCTCCATCATGATTCCCATTTCAATAAAG GTTTCTTTGGACTTTGTTAAAAGTCTGTATGCAAAGTTCATAGATTGGGACGAGGAGATGTATGACCGGGAAACAGATACACCTGCCCATGCAGCAAA CACAGCAATCAGTGAAGACTTGGGACAAGTTGAGTATATTTTGACAGATAAAACGGGGACGCTAACAGAGAACAAGATGATCTTCCGAAGGTGCTGTATTGGGGGCACCTTGTACGGGAACGAAAGTGGAGACGCGCTGAAAG ATGTTGAACTGCTGAATGCTGTTGCCAATAATTCGCCCAATGTCATTAAATTCTTGACAGTCATGGCACTCTGCAATACAGTTATTCCTATAAAAAG TCCTAGCGGAGCAATATCATATAAAGCTCAGTCCCAGGATGAGGATGCTCTGGTTAATGCAGCCTCTAATTTGCATGTTGTGCTGGTCGGCAAAAATGGAAACAATGCTG AAATTCACTTCAACAGACGGGTGATTCAGTATGAGATACTTGACATTCTAGAATTTACCTCTGATCGAAAAAGAATGTCTGTTGTGGTATCGGACAGTCAAAGTGGCAAGATTTTCCTCTTGTCCAAAGGCGCAGATGAGGCTATTCTTCCTTTGGCTTATCCTG GGCAGCAGATAAAGACATTCGTTGACGCGGTCGACAAATATGCTCAGCTGGGCTTACGCACGCTCTGTTTGGGATGGCGTGAGCTAAGTTTGGAGGAGTATCTAGAATGGTCTCGGTTATTTAAGGAAGCCAGCAGCGCGTTAATTGATCGGGAG TGGAAAGTTGCCGAGGTTTGCCAGAAATTAGAACACACCCTGGATATTCTAGGTATCAGTGCAATAGAGGATCGCCTGCAG GCTGGTGTGCCAGAAACTATTGAAATACTGAGACAGTCAGGAATCAACTTTTGGATGTTAACTGGAGATAAACAAAGCACTGCTATTCAAATAGCTCTTTTGTGCAACTTGATTTCTTCAG AGCCCAAGGGTCAACTCTTGTATATCAATGGGAAAACCGAAGATGAAGTTGCTAGGAGCTTGGAAAGAGTTTTACTCACTATGCGGATAACGTCTTCTGAACCTAAG GAGTTAGCTTTCGTTGTGGATGGTTGGGCTCTTGAAATTATTCTAACGCGTTATAAGGAAGCTTTTACTGAACTAGCAGTTCTTTCAAAGACAGCGATATGTTGTCGTGTTACACCTTCACAGAAAGCACAG CTTGTCAAGCTTCTGAAGTCATGCGACTATCGAACTTTGGCAATTGGCGATGGTGGGAATGATGTCAGAATGATACAGCAGGCCCACATTGGTGTAGGAATTAGTGGTAGAGAAGGTCTTCAAGCAGCAAGGGCTGCTGACTATAGCATTGGCA AGTTCAGGTTCTTGAAAAGGCTTATTCTTGTCCATGGGCGATATTCATACAACCGCACTGCCTTTCTTTCACAGTATTCATTCTACAAGTCATTGTTAATTTGCTTTATTCAGATACT TTTTTCTTTTGTTTCGGGTATTGCTGGAACAAGTTTATTCAACTCAGTTAGTTTGATGGCTTATAATGTCTTCTACACAAGCATTCCTGTTTTAACTACTATTCTGGACAAGGATCTATCTGAAAAGACAGTGACACAGAATCCAGAGATTTTACTTTACTGCCAGGCGGGAAG GCTTTTAAATCCAAGTACTTTTGCTGGTTGGTTTGGTCGATCATTGTATCAT GCAATTGCTGTTTTCTTAATCACTATTCATGTGTATGCCAATGAAAAAAGTGAGATGGAGGAGTTGTCAATGGTTGCCCTCTCAGGAAGCATTTGGTTGCAGGCGTTTGTTGTGACATTGGAGATGAA TTCTTTCACATTTCTGCAATTTCTGGCGGTATGGGGAAACTTTGCTGCTTTCTACATCATAAATTTCTGCATCAGCAGCATACCATCTGCTGGGATGTACACTATCATGTTCCGCCTTTGCAGACAGCCGTTGTACTGGATAACAATGCTG CTAATCAGTGGAGTTGGCATGGGTCCTGTACTAGCTCTGAAATATTTCAGATTTACATACAGACCTAGTGCCATTAACATTCTTCAGAAGGCCGAGCGATCACGTGGGCCTA
- the LOC127333059 gene encoding phospholipid-transporting ATPase 2 isoform X4, whose amino-acid sequence MKRFVYINDESYQNDYCDNQISNTKYNLWNFLPKNLWEQFRRFMNQYFLLIACLQLWSLITPVNPASTWGPLIIIFAVSATKEAWDDYNRFISDKQANEKKVWIVKNGARKHIQAQDIRVGNIVWLRENEEVPCDLVLTGTSESQGICYVETAALDGEIDLKTRVIPPTCVGLDSEQLHKIKGVIECPIPDKDIRRFDANIRLFPPFIDNDICPLTINNTLLQSCYLRNTEWACGVAVYTGNETKLGMSRGVPEPKLTAMDAMIDKLTGAIFLFQLAVVVVLGSAGNVWKDTEARKQWYVKYDDDEPWYQILVIPLRFELLCSIMIPISIKVSLDFVKSLYAKFIDWDEEMYDRETDTPAHAANTAISEDLGQVEYILTDKTGTLTENKMIFRRCCIGGTLYGNESGDALKDVELLNAVANNSPNVIKFLTVMALCNTVIPIKSPSGAISYKAQSQDEDALVNAASNLHVVLVGKNGNNAEIHFNRRVIQYEILDILEFTSDRKRMSVVVSDSQSGKIFLLSKGADEAILPLAYPGQQIKTFVDAVDKYAQLGLRTLCLGWRELSLEEYLEWSRLFKEASSALIDREWKVAEVCQKLEHTLDILGISAIEDRLQAGVPETIEILRQSGINFWMLTGDKQSTAIQIALLCNLISSEPKGQLLYINGKTEDEVARSLERVLLTMRITSSEPKELAFVVDGWALEIILTRYKEAFTELAVLSKTAICCRVTPSQKAQLVKLLKSCDYRTLAIGDGGNDVRMIQQAHIGVGISGREGLQAARAADYSIGKFRFLKRLILVHGRYSYNRTAFLSQYSFYKSLLICFIQILFSFVSGIAGTSLFNSVSLMAYNVFYTSIPVLTTILDKDLSEKTVTQNPEILLYCQAGRLLNPSTFAGWFGRSLYHAIAVFLITIHVYANEKSEMEELSMVALSGSIWLQAFVVTLEMNSFTFLQFLAVWGNFAAFYIINFCISSIPSAGMYTIMFRLCRQPLYWITMLLISGVGMGPVLALKYFRFTYRPSAINILQKAERSRGPMYTLVHT is encoded by the exons ATGAAGCGCTTTGTGTACATAAACGACGAGTCCTACCAGAATGACTACTGCGATAACCAGATTTCTAACACAAAGTATAACCTGTGGAACTTCCTGCCGAAGAACCTATGGGAGCAATTCAG GCGTTTCATGAATCAATATTTCTTATTGATAGCGTGTCTCCAACTATGGTCACTCATTACTCCTGTAAATCCTGCAAGCACATGGGGCCCACTCATAATAATTTTCGCGGTTTCAGCAACCAAAGAGGCCTGGGATGACTACAATAGGTTTATTTCAGACAAGCAGGCGAATGAAAAGAAAGTGTGGATTGTAAAGAATGGAGCCCGCAAACAT ATTCAAGCACAAGATATCCGTGTTGGTAACATAGTATGGCTTCGAGAGAATGAAGAAGTTCCATGCGACCTTGTTTTAACAGGAACTTCTGAATCACAAGGCATTTGTTATGTTGAG ACAGCTGCTCTTGATGGGGAAATTGACTTGAAGACAAGAGTAATCCCACCAACATGTGTAGGACTGGACTCTGAACAATTGCACAAAATAAAG GGGGTCATTGAGTGCCCAATCCCAGACAAAGACATAAGAAGATTCGATGCAAATATCAGGCTGTTTCCTCCATTTATCGATAACGACATTTGTCCATTGACTATTAATAACACGTTGCTACAATCATGCTACTTGAGAAATACAGAATGGGCTTGCGGAGTGGCAGTTTATACAG GCAATGAGACTAAGTTGGGGATGAGTAGGGGTGTCCCAGAGCCCAAGCTTACTGCCATGGATGCAATGATTGATAAGCTTACTGGTGCAATATTCTTATTTCAACTTGcagttgttgttgttcttggatcTGCAGGCAATGTCTGGAAGGACACTGAAGCTCGTAAG CAATGGTATGTCAAGTATGATGATGACGAACCATGGTATCAGATTCTGGTTATCCCTCTCCGCTTTGAGTTATTGTGCTCCATCATGATTCCCATTTCAATAAAG GTTTCTTTGGACTTTGTTAAAAGTCTGTATGCAAAGTTCATAGATTGGGACGAGGAGATGTATGACCGGGAAACAGATACACCTGCCCATGCAGCAAA CACAGCAATCAGTGAAGACTTGGGACAAGTTGAGTATATTTTGACAGATAAAACGGGGACGCTAACAGAGAACAAGATGATCTTCCGAAGGTGCTGTATTGGGGGCACCTTGTACGGGAACGAAAGTGGAGACGCGCTGAAAG ATGTTGAACTGCTGAATGCTGTTGCCAATAATTCGCCCAATGTCATTAAATTCTTGACAGTCATGGCACTCTGCAATACAGTTATTCCTATAAAAAG TCCTAGCGGAGCAATATCATATAAAGCTCAGTCCCAGGATGAGGATGCTCTGGTTAATGCAGCCTCTAATTTGCATGTTGTGCTGGTCGGCAAAAATGGAAACAATGCTG AAATTCACTTCAACAGACGGGTGATTCAGTATGAGATACTTGACATTCTAGAATTTACCTCTGATCGAAAAAGAATGTCTGTTGTGGTATCGGACAGTCAAAGTGGCAAGATTTTCCTCTTGTCCAAAGGCGCAGATGAGGCTATTCTTCCTTTGGCTTATCCTG GGCAGCAGATAAAGACATTCGTTGACGCGGTCGACAAATATGCTCAGCTGGGCTTACGCACGCTCTGTTTGGGATGGCGTGAGCTAAGTTTGGAGGAGTATCTAGAATGGTCTCGGTTATTTAAGGAAGCCAGCAGCGCGTTAATTGATCGGGAG TGGAAAGTTGCCGAGGTTTGCCAGAAATTAGAACACACCCTGGATATTCTAGGTATCAGTGCAATAGAGGATCGCCTGCAG GCTGGTGTGCCAGAAACTATTGAAATACTGAGACAGTCAGGAATCAACTTTTGGATGTTAACTGGAGATAAACAAAGCACTGCTATTCAAATAGCTCTTTTGTGCAACTTGATTTCTTCAG AGCCCAAGGGTCAACTCTTGTATATCAATGGGAAAACCGAAGATGAAGTTGCTAGGAGCTTGGAAAGAGTTTTACTCACTATGCGGATAACGTCTTCTGAACCTAAG GAGTTAGCTTTCGTTGTGGATGGTTGGGCTCTTGAAATTATTCTAACGCGTTATAAGGAAGCTTTTACTGAACTAGCAGTTCTTTCAAAGACAGCGATATGTTGTCGTGTTACACCTTCACAGAAAGCACAG CTTGTCAAGCTTCTGAAGTCATGCGACTATCGAACTTTGGCAATTGGCGATGGTGGGAATGATGTCAGAATGATACAGCAGGCCCACATTGGTGTAGGAATTAGTGGTAGAGAAGGTCTTCAAGCAGCAAGGGCTGCTGACTATAGCATTGGCA AGTTCAGGTTCTTGAAAAGGCTTATTCTTGTCCATGGGCGATATTCATACAACCGCACTGCCTTTCTTTCACAGTATTCATTCTACAAGTCATTGTTAATTTGCTTTATTCAGATACT TTTTTCTTTTGTTTCGGGTATTGCTGGAACAAGTTTATTCAACTCAGTTAGTTTGATGGCTTATAATGTCTTCTACACAAGCATTCCTGTTTTAACTACTATTCTGGACAAGGATCTATCTGAAAAGACAGTGACACAGAATCCAGAGATTTTACTTTACTGCCAGGCGGGAAG GCTTTTAAATCCAAGTACTTTTGCTGGTTGGTTTGGTCGATCATTGTATCAT GCAATTGCTGTTTTCTTAATCACTATTCATGTGTATGCCAATGAAAAAAGTGAGATGGAGGAGTTGTCAATGGTTGCCCTCTCAGGAAGCATTTGGTTGCAGGCGTTTGTTGTGACATTGGAGATGAA TTCTTTCACATTTCTGCAATTTCTGGCGGTATGGGGAAACTTTGCTGCTTTCTACATCATAAATTTCTGCATCAGCAGCATACCATCTGCTGGGATGTACACTATCATGTTCCGCCTTTGCAGACAGCCGTTGTACTGGATAACAATGCTG CTAATCAGTGGAGTTGGCATGGGTCCTGTACTAGCTCTGAAATATTTCAGATTTACATACAGACCTAGTGCCATTAACATTCTTCAGAAGGCCGAGCGATCACGTGGGCCTA